The following coding sequences are from one Neodiprion lecontei isolate iyNeoLeco1 chromosome 7, iyNeoLeco1.1, whole genome shotgun sequence window:
- the LOC124295416 gene encoding odorant receptor Or2-like isoform X3 — translation MPKPNYFSAHLTILRIFGLWSYDDSKSFLYSVYQATLLFTFAYLFTVLEIIELRFSWAKFDDFISNVCYAIVHTMACLKISLILARASDIRKIINSFENGPFQIRPGEKTNEEYRLVSQRVRRNKKLLKIYFTIGTSVVINGLLCPLYVSSDSTSHETRVKNFTTEPDRGLISWDDNEIVSRKLPYMSYFPFDVGVTPYYELAYVYQGISLMTLSPIIVTTDVLYGSILLHIATQLGILARTLISVRSIGANRLLRYDLYKSHGNGWKFDDGEIFSRKRLDVEIYRLLKNCVAHHRAIISLAENMEEIFSTLVLLQFLSNLVIMCFPLFQITSLFIFCNCGDEVTQQSLLVADAACFCDWYEFSSAKMRRALLSIVQRSQRPLRLTVAKFATLSRETYLKVVQGSASYFMFLRKMHRADDDDEQ, via the exons ATGCCAAAGCCGAATTACTTCTCTGCTCACTTGACGATCTTGAGAATTTTCGGTCTCTGGTCTTACGATGATTCGAAGTCGTTTCTCTACTCCGTGTACCAGGCGACCCTCCTCTTCACCTTTGCATACCTCTTCACAGTGCTCGAAATAATCGAGCTACGTTTCTCCTGGGCAAAATTCGACGACTTTATAAGTAACGTCTGTTACGCGATTGTCCACACAATGGCTTGCTTGAAGATATCGTTGATACTCGCCAGAGCGAGTGACATACGGAAAATTATCAACAGCTTCGAAAATGGGCCTTTTCAAATTCGTCCCGGTGAGAAAACTAACGAGGAATATCGACTCGTCTCGCAACGCGTTCGTCGCAACAAGAAATTGCTCAAGATTTACTTCACCATCGGCACTTCCGTCGTCATCAATGGCCTCCTATGTCCGCTCTACGTTTCTTCCGATTCTACG AGCCACGAGacgagggtgaaaaatttcaccacggAACCTGATCGAGGGCTGATTTCTTGGGACGATAACGAAATCGTTTCACGGAAACTACCGTACATGAGCTACTTTCCCTTCGACGTTGGAGTGACGCCTTATTACGAGCTCGCCTACGTTTACCAAGGTATCAGCCTGATGACGTTGAGCCCGATAATCGTTACGACCGACGTTCTTTACGGCAGTATTCTTCTGCACATTGCTACCCAGCTCGGAATTCTCGCCCGGACTTTGATCTCCGTAAGATCGATCGGGGCTAATAGATTGCTTCGATACGACTTGTACAAAAGTCACGGTAACGGTTGGAAATTCGACGAtggggaaattttttcgagGAAACGATTGGACGTGGAAATTTATCGgctgttgaaaaattgcgtCGCGCATCATCGCGCCATTATAAG CTTGGCCGAGAATATGGAGGAAATATTCAGCACACTTGTCTTGCTACAGTTTCTGAGCAATTTGGTAATCATGTGTTTTCCACTATTTCAAATAACCTCG CTATTTATATTCTGCAATTGCGGCGACGAAGTTACTCAGCAA AGCCTGCTGGTAGCCGATGCTGCGTGTTTTTGCGATTGGTACGAATTCTCATCGGCTAAAATGCGTCGTGCCTTGTTATCGATCGTTCAGAGATCTCAGAGGCCCTTGAGACTTACAGTTGCAAAATTCGCAACACTTTCGCGCGAGACTTATCTCAAG GTCGTTCAAGGATCCGCATCGTATTTTATGTTCCTGCGTAAAATGCATCGTgcggacgacgacgacgagcaataa
- the LOC124295416 gene encoding odorant receptor Or2-like isoform X1, whose protein sequence is MPKPNYFSAHLTILRIFGLWSYDDSKSFLYSVYQATLLFTFAYLFTVLEIIELRFSWAKFDDFISNVCYAIVHTMACLKISLILARASDIRKIINSFENGPFQIRPGEKTNEEYRLVSQRVRRNKKLLKIYFTIGTSVVINGLLCPLYVSSDSTSHETRVKNFTTEPDRGLISWDDNEIVSRKLPYMSYFPFDVGVTPYYELAYVYQGISLMTLSPIIVTTDVLYGSILLHIATQLGILARTLISVRSIGANRLLRYDLYKSHGNGWKFDDGEIFSRKRLDVEIYRLLKNCVAHHRAIISLAENMEEIFSTLVLLQFLSNLVIMCFPLFQITSVPVMSFPFFSMVSLMTAMMYQLFIFCNCGDEVTQQSLLVADAACFCDWYEFSSAKMRRALLSIVQRSQRPLRLTVAKFATLSRETYLKVVQGSASYFMFLRKMHRADDDDEQ, encoded by the exons ATGCCAAAGCCGAATTACTTCTCTGCTCACTTGACGATCTTGAGAATTTTCGGTCTCTGGTCTTACGATGATTCGAAGTCGTTTCTCTACTCCGTGTACCAGGCGACCCTCCTCTTCACCTTTGCATACCTCTTCACAGTGCTCGAAATAATCGAGCTACGTTTCTCCTGGGCAAAATTCGACGACTTTATAAGTAACGTCTGTTACGCGATTGTCCACACAATGGCTTGCTTGAAGATATCGTTGATACTCGCCAGAGCGAGTGACATACGGAAAATTATCAACAGCTTCGAAAATGGGCCTTTTCAAATTCGTCCCGGTGAGAAAACTAACGAGGAATATCGACTCGTCTCGCAACGCGTTCGTCGCAACAAGAAATTGCTCAAGATTTACTTCACCATCGGCACTTCCGTCGTCATCAATGGCCTCCTATGTCCGCTCTACGTTTCTTCCGATTCTACG AGCCACGAGacgagggtgaaaaatttcaccacggAACCTGATCGAGGGCTGATTTCTTGGGACGATAACGAAATCGTTTCACGGAAACTACCGTACATGAGCTACTTTCCCTTCGACGTTGGAGTGACGCCTTATTACGAGCTCGCCTACGTTTACCAAGGTATCAGCCTGATGACGTTGAGCCCGATAATCGTTACGACCGACGTTCTTTACGGCAGTATTCTTCTGCACATTGCTACCCAGCTCGGAATTCTCGCCCGGACTTTGATCTCCGTAAGATCGATCGGGGCTAATAGATTGCTTCGATACGACTTGTACAAAAGTCACGGTAACGGTTGGAAATTCGACGAtggggaaattttttcgagGAAACGATTGGACGTGGAAATTTATCGgctgttgaaaaattgcgtCGCGCATCATCGCGCCATTATAAG CTTGGCCGAGAATATGGAGGAAATATTCAGCACACTTGTCTTGCTACAGTTTCTGAGCAATTTGGTAATCATGTGTTTTCCACTATTTCAAATAACCTCG GTACCCGTAATgagttttccatttttctctaTGGTTTCCCTGATGACCGCAATGATGTACCAGCTATTTATATTCTGCAATTGCGGCGACGAAGTTACTCAGCAA AGCCTGCTGGTAGCCGATGCTGCGTGTTTTTGCGATTGGTACGAATTCTCATCGGCTAAAATGCGTCGTGCCTTGTTATCGATCGTTCAGAGATCTCAGAGGCCCTTGAGACTTACAGTTGCAAAATTCGCAACACTTTCGCGCGAGACTTATCTCAAG GTCGTTCAAGGATCCGCATCGTATTTTATGTTCCTGCGTAAAATGCATCGTgcggacgacgacgacgagcaataa
- the LOC107226374 gene encoding uncharacterized protein LOC107226374 isoform X4, translating into MLRNSLEQRYKRCDEMVASLHVQIEQEKVLQKKQEDSEMMCKTELESQKQVDITQKATLDSLRVEKDALTKEVDEKKEDIKRLQSELEEARDQLSELKLTVNSPGNSKPSSPVSQVSPPRVVSPSKPNLGPVPEGAVKVSNPGQQGLLYHGIPILPRDPPGAVRQLPRLSVTMIKAPETPILSNETQNGGNQDAQNGIDAGNDRIDDQIDENIDGGEAADEDNLKNQGSKLDADQAGN; encoded by the exons ATGCTGCGAAATTCTCTGGAGCAGCGATACAAGAGATGCGACGAGATGGTAGCGTCGCTCCACGTCCAAATCGAGCAAGAGAAAGTTTTGCAAAAGAAGCAAGAAGACAGTGAGATGATGTGCAAGACGGAGCTTGAATCTCAGAAACAAGTGGATATCACACAAAAAGCCACTTTGGATTCTCTCAGAGTAGAGAAGGACGCGTTGACGAAAGAGGTTgatgaaaagaaagaggaTATTAAGAGACTGCAAAGCGAATTGGAAGAA GCCCGGGATCAGTTGAGTGAGTTAAAACTGACCGTAAATTCACCAGGAAACAGTAAACCGTCCAGTCCTGTGTCGCAAG TATCGCCGCCAAGGGTTGTATCACCAAGTAAACCAAACTTGGGACCAGTTCCCGAGGGCGCAGTGAAGGTATCGAACCCGGGTCAGCAAGGTCTTTTGTACCACGGCATTCCGATTCTTCCTCGAGATCCGCCGGGTGCCGTGCGGCAACTCCCTCGACTTTCGGTCACGATGATCAAAG CACCAGAAACTCCAATTTTGAGCAACGAAACGCAGAACGGCGGTAATCAAGATGCACAGAACGGTATAGATGCTGGCAACGATCGCATAGAtg atcaaattgacgaaaatattgaTGGGGGAGAGGCAGCAGATGAAGACAACCTTAAGAATCAAGGATCGAAATTGGACGCGGATCAGGCAGGAAATTAA
- the LOC107226374 gene encoding uncharacterized protein LOC107226374 isoform X1, translating to MGFDGMRVGGGRCPPLLVGGLVLACFLLVCNWWTLSTENAELLRQIDDLILQLKTSEEDRNQCTMLRNSLEQRYKRCDEMVASLHVQIEQEKVLQKKQEDSEMMCKTELESQKQVDITQKATLDSLRVEKDALTKEVDEKKEDIKRLQSELEEARDQLSELKLTVNSPGNSKPSSPVSQVSPPRVVSPSKPNLGPVPEGAVKVSNPGQQGLLYHGIPILPRDPPGAVRQLPRLSVTMIKAPETPILSNETQNGGNQDAQNGIDAGNDRIDDQIDENIDGGEAADEDNLKNQGSKLDADQAGN from the exons ATGGGATTCGACGGTATGAGGGTTGGTGGTGGTCGGTGCCCTCCACTTTTGGTGGGCGGTTTGGTCCTCGCGTGTTTTTTACTCGTATGTAACTGGTGGACGCTTTCGACGGAAAATGCGGAACTTCTTCGACAGATCGACGACCTTATTCTCCAATTGAAAACCAG CGAGGAGGACAGAAATCAATGCACAATGCTGCGAAATTCTCTGGAGCAGCGATACAAGAGATGCGACGAGATGGTAGCGTCGCTCCACGTCCAAATCGAGCAAGAGAAAGTTTTGCAAAAGAAGCAAGAAGACAGTGAGATGATGTGCAAGACGGAGCTTGAATCTCAGAAACAAGTGGATATCACACAAAAAGCCACTTTGGATTCTCTCAGAGTAGAGAAGGACGCGTTGACGAAAGAGGTTgatgaaaagaaagaggaTATTAAGAGACTGCAAAGCGAATTGGAAGAA GCCCGGGATCAGTTGAGTGAGTTAAAACTGACCGTAAATTCACCAGGAAACAGTAAACCGTCCAGTCCTGTGTCGCAAG TATCGCCGCCAAGGGTTGTATCACCAAGTAAACCAAACTTGGGACCAGTTCCCGAGGGCGCAGTGAAGGTATCGAACCCGGGTCAGCAAGGTCTTTTGTACCACGGCATTCCGATTCTTCCTCGAGATCCGCCGGGTGCCGTGCGGCAACTCCCTCGACTTTCGGTCACGATGATCAAAG CACCAGAAACTCCAATTTTGAGCAACGAAACGCAGAACGGCGGTAATCAAGATGCACAGAACGGTATAGATGCTGGCAACGATCGCATAGAtg atcaaattgacgaaaatattgaTGGGGGAGAGGCAGCAGATGAAGACAACCTTAAGAATCAAGGATCGAAATTGGACGCGGATCAGGCAGGAAATTAA
- the LOC124295416 gene encoding odorant receptor Or2-like isoform X2, which produces MPKPNYFSAHLTILRIFGLWSYDDSKSFLYSVYQATLLFTFAYLFTVLEIIELRFSWAKFDDFISNVCYAIVHTMACLKISLILARASDIRKIINSFENGPFQIRPGEKTNEEYRLVSQRVRRNKKLLKIYFTIGTSVVINGLLCPLYVSSDSTSHETRVKNFTTEPDRGLISWDDNEIVSRKLPYMSYFPFDVGVTPYYELAYVYQGISLMTLSPIIVTTDVLYGSILLHIATQLGILARTLISVRSIGANRLLRYDLYKSHGNGWKFDDGEIFSRKRLDVEIYRLLKNCVAHHRAIISLAENMEEIFSTLVLLQFLSNLVIMCFPLFQITSVPVMSFPFFSMVSLMTAMMYQLFIFCNCGDEVTQQSLLVADAACFCDWYEFSSAKMRRALLSIVQRSQRPLRLTVAKFATLSRETYLKFSGRSRIRIVFYVPA; this is translated from the exons ATGCCAAAGCCGAATTACTTCTCTGCTCACTTGACGATCTTGAGAATTTTCGGTCTCTGGTCTTACGATGATTCGAAGTCGTTTCTCTACTCCGTGTACCAGGCGACCCTCCTCTTCACCTTTGCATACCTCTTCACAGTGCTCGAAATAATCGAGCTACGTTTCTCCTGGGCAAAATTCGACGACTTTATAAGTAACGTCTGTTACGCGATTGTCCACACAATGGCTTGCTTGAAGATATCGTTGATACTCGCCAGAGCGAGTGACATACGGAAAATTATCAACAGCTTCGAAAATGGGCCTTTTCAAATTCGTCCCGGTGAGAAAACTAACGAGGAATATCGACTCGTCTCGCAACGCGTTCGTCGCAACAAGAAATTGCTCAAGATTTACTTCACCATCGGCACTTCCGTCGTCATCAATGGCCTCCTATGTCCGCTCTACGTTTCTTCCGATTCTACG AGCCACGAGacgagggtgaaaaatttcaccacggAACCTGATCGAGGGCTGATTTCTTGGGACGATAACGAAATCGTTTCACGGAAACTACCGTACATGAGCTACTTTCCCTTCGACGTTGGAGTGACGCCTTATTACGAGCTCGCCTACGTTTACCAAGGTATCAGCCTGATGACGTTGAGCCCGATAATCGTTACGACCGACGTTCTTTACGGCAGTATTCTTCTGCACATTGCTACCCAGCTCGGAATTCTCGCCCGGACTTTGATCTCCGTAAGATCGATCGGGGCTAATAGATTGCTTCGATACGACTTGTACAAAAGTCACGGTAACGGTTGGAAATTCGACGAtggggaaattttttcgagGAAACGATTGGACGTGGAAATTTATCGgctgttgaaaaattgcgtCGCGCATCATCGCGCCATTATAAG CTTGGCCGAGAATATGGAGGAAATATTCAGCACACTTGTCTTGCTACAGTTTCTGAGCAATTTGGTAATCATGTGTTTTCCACTATTTCAAATAACCTCG GTACCCGTAATgagttttccatttttctctaTGGTTTCCCTGATGACCGCAATGATGTACCAGCTATTTATATTCTGCAATTGCGGCGACGAAGTTACTCAGCAA AGCCTGCTGGTAGCCGATGCTGCGTGTTTTTGCGATTGGTACGAATTCTCATCGGCTAAAATGCGTCGTGCCTTGTTATCGATCGTTCAGAGATCTCAGAGGCCCTTGAGACTTACAGTTGCAAAATTCGCAACACTTTCGCGCGAGACTTATCTCAAG TTTTCAGGTCGTTCAAGGATCCGCATCGTATTTTATGTTCCTGCGTAA
- the LOC124295416 gene encoding odorant receptor Or2-like isoform X4, with protein MPKPNYFSAHLTILRIFGLWSYDDSKSFLYSVYQATLLFTFAYLFTVLEIIELRFSWAKFDDFISNVCYAIVHTMACLKISLILARASDIRKIINSFENGPFQIRPGEKTNEEYRLVSQRVRRNKKLLKIYFTIGTSVVINGLLCPLYVSSDSTSHETRVKNFTTEPDRGLISWDDNEIVSRKLPYMSYFPFDVGVTPYYELAYVYQGISLMTLSPIIVTTDVLYGSILLHIATQLGILARTLISVRSIGANRLLRYDLYKSHGNGWKFDDGEIFSRKRLDVEIYRLLKNCVAHHRAIISLAENMEEIFSTLVLLQFLSNLVIMCFPLFQITSSLLVADAACFCDWYEFSSAKMRRALLSIVQRSQRPLRLTVAKFATLSRETYLKVVQGSASYFMFLRKMHRADDDDEQ; from the exons ATGCCAAAGCCGAATTACTTCTCTGCTCACTTGACGATCTTGAGAATTTTCGGTCTCTGGTCTTACGATGATTCGAAGTCGTTTCTCTACTCCGTGTACCAGGCGACCCTCCTCTTCACCTTTGCATACCTCTTCACAGTGCTCGAAATAATCGAGCTACGTTTCTCCTGGGCAAAATTCGACGACTTTATAAGTAACGTCTGTTACGCGATTGTCCACACAATGGCTTGCTTGAAGATATCGTTGATACTCGCCAGAGCGAGTGACATACGGAAAATTATCAACAGCTTCGAAAATGGGCCTTTTCAAATTCGTCCCGGTGAGAAAACTAACGAGGAATATCGACTCGTCTCGCAACGCGTTCGTCGCAACAAGAAATTGCTCAAGATTTACTTCACCATCGGCACTTCCGTCGTCATCAATGGCCTCCTATGTCCGCTCTACGTTTCTTCCGATTCTACG AGCCACGAGacgagggtgaaaaatttcaccacggAACCTGATCGAGGGCTGATTTCTTGGGACGATAACGAAATCGTTTCACGGAAACTACCGTACATGAGCTACTTTCCCTTCGACGTTGGAGTGACGCCTTATTACGAGCTCGCCTACGTTTACCAAGGTATCAGCCTGATGACGTTGAGCCCGATAATCGTTACGACCGACGTTCTTTACGGCAGTATTCTTCTGCACATTGCTACCCAGCTCGGAATTCTCGCCCGGACTTTGATCTCCGTAAGATCGATCGGGGCTAATAGATTGCTTCGATACGACTTGTACAAAAGTCACGGTAACGGTTGGAAATTCGACGAtggggaaattttttcgagGAAACGATTGGACGTGGAAATTTATCGgctgttgaaaaattgcgtCGCGCATCATCGCGCCATTATAAG CTTGGCCGAGAATATGGAGGAAATATTCAGCACACTTGTCTTGCTACAGTTTCTGAGCAATTTGGTAATCATGTGTTTTCCACTATTTCAAATAACCTCG AGCCTGCTGGTAGCCGATGCTGCGTGTTTTTGCGATTGGTACGAATTCTCATCGGCTAAAATGCGTCGTGCCTTGTTATCGATCGTTCAGAGATCTCAGAGGCCCTTGAGACTTACAGTTGCAAAATTCGCAACACTTTCGCGCGAGACTTATCTCAAG GTCGTTCAAGGATCCGCATCGTATTTTATGTTCCTGCGTAAAATGCATCGTgcggacgacgacgacgagcaataa
- the LOC107226374 gene encoding uncharacterized protein LOC107226374 isoform X3 has product MGFDGMRVGGGRCPPLLVGGLVLACFLLVCNWWTLSTENAELLRQIDDLILQLKTSEEDRNQCTMLRNSLEQRYKRCDEMVASLHVQIEQEKVLQKKQEDSEMMCKTELESQKQVDITQKATLDSLRVEKDALTKEVDEKKEDIKRLQSELEEARDQLSELKLTVNSPGNSKPSSPVSQAPETPILSNETQNGGNQDAQNGIDAGNDRIDDQIDENIDGGEAADEDNLKNQGSKLDADQAGN; this is encoded by the exons ATGGGATTCGACGGTATGAGGGTTGGTGGTGGTCGGTGCCCTCCACTTTTGGTGGGCGGTTTGGTCCTCGCGTGTTTTTTACTCGTATGTAACTGGTGGACGCTTTCGACGGAAAATGCGGAACTTCTTCGACAGATCGACGACCTTATTCTCCAATTGAAAACCAG CGAGGAGGACAGAAATCAATGCACAATGCTGCGAAATTCTCTGGAGCAGCGATACAAGAGATGCGACGAGATGGTAGCGTCGCTCCACGTCCAAATCGAGCAAGAGAAAGTTTTGCAAAAGAAGCAAGAAGACAGTGAGATGATGTGCAAGACGGAGCTTGAATCTCAGAAACAAGTGGATATCACACAAAAAGCCACTTTGGATTCTCTCAGAGTAGAGAAGGACGCGTTGACGAAAGAGGTTgatgaaaagaaagaggaTATTAAGAGACTGCAAAGCGAATTGGAAGAA GCCCGGGATCAGTTGAGTGAGTTAAAACTGACCGTAAATTCACCAGGAAACAGTAAACCGTCCAGTCCTGTGTCGCAAG CACCAGAAACTCCAATTTTGAGCAACGAAACGCAGAACGGCGGTAATCAAGATGCACAGAACGGTATAGATGCTGGCAACGATCGCATAGAtg atcaaattgacgaaaatattgaTGGGGGAGAGGCAGCAGATGAAGACAACCTTAAGAATCAAGGATCGAAATTGGACGCGGATCAGGCAGGAAATTAA
- the LOC107226374 gene encoding uncharacterized protein LOC107226374 isoform X2 has protein sequence MGFDGMRVGGGRCPPLLVGGLVLACFLLVCNWWTLSTENAELLRQIDDLILQLKTSEEDRNQCTMLRNSLEQRYKRCDEMVASLHVQIEQEKVLQKKQEDSEMMCKTELESQKQVDITQKATLDSLRVEKDALTKEVDEKKEDIKRLQSELEEARDQLSELKLTVNSPGNSKPSSPVSQVSPPRVVSPSKPNLGPVPEGAVKVSNPGQQGLLYHGIPILPRDPPGAVRQLPRLSVTMIKDTGAV, from the exons ATGGGATTCGACGGTATGAGGGTTGGTGGTGGTCGGTGCCCTCCACTTTTGGTGGGCGGTTTGGTCCTCGCGTGTTTTTTACTCGTATGTAACTGGTGGACGCTTTCGACGGAAAATGCGGAACTTCTTCGACAGATCGACGACCTTATTCTCCAATTGAAAACCAG CGAGGAGGACAGAAATCAATGCACAATGCTGCGAAATTCTCTGGAGCAGCGATACAAGAGATGCGACGAGATGGTAGCGTCGCTCCACGTCCAAATCGAGCAAGAGAAAGTTTTGCAAAAGAAGCAAGAAGACAGTGAGATGATGTGCAAGACGGAGCTTGAATCTCAGAAACAAGTGGATATCACACAAAAAGCCACTTTGGATTCTCTCAGAGTAGAGAAGGACGCGTTGACGAAAGAGGTTgatgaaaagaaagaggaTATTAAGAGACTGCAAAGCGAATTGGAAGAA GCCCGGGATCAGTTGAGTGAGTTAAAACTGACCGTAAATTCACCAGGAAACAGTAAACCGTCCAGTCCTGTGTCGCAAG TATCGCCGCCAAGGGTTGTATCACCAAGTAAACCAAACTTGGGACCAGTTCCCGAGGGCGCAGTGAAGGTATCGAACCCGGGTCAGCAAGGTCTTTTGTACCACGGCATTCCGATTCTTCCTCGAGATCCGCCGGGTGCCGTGCGGCAACTCCCTCGACTTTCGGTCACGATGATCAAAG ATACTGGTGCAGTTTGA